In Amaranthus tricolor cultivar Red isolate AtriRed21 chromosome 3, ASM2621246v1, whole genome shotgun sequence, a single window of DNA contains:
- the LOC130808708 gene encoding uncharacterized protein LOC130808708: MPFKIKSLSLIVICKYLFDLDFSTPTFKLKPSYLVKLLAFSRYTSIGSIYDTVPNKFLCISDSFSSKMECRPAHMLADGRLERAGRARKSTHRSHRVTVIIKTAHIQ; the protein is encoded by the exons ATGCCTTTTAAAATTAAGAGCTTAAGCTTGATTGTGATTTGCAAATACTTGTTTGATCTGGATTTCTCAACACCAACATTCAAGCTCAAGCCGAGTTATCTTGTTAAACTTTTGGCTTTTAGCAG ATATACCTCTATAGGAAGTATATATGATACAGTTCCAAATAAGTTTCTGTGTATTAGTGATTCCTTCAGCAGTAAAATGGAATGTAGGCCAGCGCACATGCTTGCAGACGGAAGATTAGAAAGAGCTGGGAGAGCAAGGAAATCTACACATAGGTCTCACAGAGTCACAGTAATCATCAAAACAGCCCATATCCAGTAA